Proteins encoded within one genomic window of Manis pentadactyla isolate mManPen7 chromosome 4, mManPen7.hap1, whole genome shotgun sequence:
- the CAMKK1 gene encoding calcium/calmodulin-dependent protein kinase kinase 1 isoform X2, with product MERGPAVCCQDPRTELVERVAAIDVAHLEEADGGPEPSRNGVDPPPRARAASVIPGGVSGPALVRPSLSARKFSLQERPAGSCLEAQAGPYATGPASHISPRAWRRPTIESHRVAISDAEDCVQLNQYKLQSEIGKGAYGVVRLAYNESEDRHYAMKVLSKKKLLKQYGFPRRPPPRGPQATQGGPAKQLLPLERVYQEIAILKKLDHVNVVKLIEVLDDPAEDNLYLVFDLLRKGPVMEVPCDKPFPEEQARLYLRDIILGLEYLHFQKIIHRDIKPSNLLLGDDGHVKIADFGVSNQFEGNDARLSSTAGTPAFMAPEAISDSGQSFSGKALDVWATGVTLYCFVYGQCPFIDDYILALHRKIKNEDVVFPKEPKVSEELKDLILKMLDKNPEMRIGVPDIKLHPWVTKNGEEPLPSEEEHCSVVEVTEEEVKNSVKLIPSWTTVILVKSMLRKRSFGNPFEPQVRREERSLSTPGNFLPKDGCGEAGKTPELPGVREDEAAS from the exons ATGGAGCGGGGCCCAGCGGTTTGCTGCCAGGACCCTCGCACAGAGTTGGTGGAGCGAGTGGCAGCCATTGATGTGGCCCACTTGGAGGAGGCTGATGGTGGCCCAGAGCCTTCCAGGAATGGTGTGGACCCTCCGCCACGGGCCAGAGCTGCCTCCGTGATCCCTGGTGGGGTTTCAGGACCCGCCCTAGTCCGGCCCAGCCTCTCAGCTAGGAAGTTCTCCTTGCAGGAGCGGCCAGCAGGAAGCTGCCTGGAGGCCCAGGCTGGGCCTTATGCCACAGGGCCTGCTAGCCACATCTCCCCGCGGGCTTGGCGGAGGCCCACCATCGAGTCCCACCGCGTGGCTATCTCTGACGCAGAG GACTGTGTGCAGCTGAACCAGTACAAGCTGCAGAGTGAGATTGGCAAG GGTGCCTACGGCGTGGTGAGGCTGGCCTACAACGAAAGTGAAGACCGGCACTAT GCAATGAAAGTTCTTTCCAAAAAGAAGTTACTGAAGCAATACGGCTTTCCAC GTCGTCCTCCCCCAAGAGGGCCCCAGGCTACCCAGGGAGGACCAGCCAAGCAGCTGCTGCCCCTGGAGCGGGTGTACCAGGAGATCGCCATCCTGAAGAAGCTGGACCATGTGAATGTGGTCAAGCTGATTGAG GTCCTGGATGACCCAGCTGAGGACAATCTCTATTTGG tgtttGACCTCCTGAGAAAGGG GCCGGTAATGGAGGTGCCCTGTGACAAGCCCTTTCCGGAGGAGCAAGCTCGCCTCTACCTGAGGGACATCATTCTGGGCCTTGAGTACT TGCACTTCCAGAAGATCATCCACAGGGACATCAAGCCGTCCAACCTGCTCCTGGGGGATGACGGGCATGTGAAGATTGCCGACTTCGGCGTCAGCAACCAGTTTGAGGGGAATGATGCTCGGCTGTCCAGCACAGCAGGGACCCCAGCGTTCATGGCCCCGGAGGCCATTTCTGATTCCGGCCAGAGTTTCAGCGGGAAG GCATTGGATGTGTGGGCCACTGGGGTCACGTTGTACTGCTTTGTCTATGGACAG TGCCCGTTCATAGACGATTACATCCTGGCCCTGCACAGGAAGATCAAGAACGAGGATGTGGTGTTTCCCAAGGA GCCGAAGGTCAGCGAGGAGCTCAAGGATCTCATCCTGAAGATGCTTGACAAGAATCCTGAAATGAGAATTGGGGTGCCGGATATCAAG TTGCATCCTTGGGTGACCAAGAATGGGGAGGAGCCCCTTCCCTCGGAGGAGGAGCACTGTAGTGTGGTGGAGGTGACTGAGGAGGAGGTGAAGAACTCAGTGAAGCTCATCCCCAGCTGGACCACGGTG ATCCTGGTTAAGTCCATGCTGAGAAAGCGTTCCTTTGGGAACCCGTTTGAGCCCCAGGTGCGGAGGGAGGAGCGGTCCCTGTCTACTCCGGGAAACTTCCTTCC GAAAGACGGGTGTGGCGAAGCGGGCAAGACCCCAGAGCTCCCTGGCGTCCGAGAAGACGAGGCTGCATCCTGA
- the CAMKK1 gene encoding calcium/calmodulin-dependent protein kinase kinase 1 isoform X5 translates to MERGPAVCCQDPRTELVERVAAIDVAHLEEADGGPEPSRNGVDPPPRARAASVIPGGVSGPALVRPSLSARKFSLQERPAGSCLEAQAGPYATGPASHISPRAWRRPTIESHRVAISDAEDCVQLNQYKLQSEIGKGAYGVVRLAYNESEDRHYAMKVLSKKKLLKQYGFPRRPPPRGPQATQGGPAKQLLPLERVYQEIAILKKLDHVNVVKLIEVLDDPAEDNLYLVFDLLRKGPVMEVPCDKPFPEEQARLYLRDIILGLEYLHFQKIIHRDIKPSNLLLGDDGHVKIADFGVSNQFEGNDARLSSTAGTPAFMAPEAISDSGQSFSGKALDVWATGVTLYCFVYGQCPFIDDYILALHRKIKNEDVVFPKEVGGLEDASVSPTPILQMEKGRLQRRVISGSGV, encoded by the exons ATGGAGCGGGGCCCAGCGGTTTGCTGCCAGGACCCTCGCACAGAGTTGGTGGAGCGAGTGGCAGCCATTGATGTGGCCCACTTGGAGGAGGCTGATGGTGGCCCAGAGCCTTCCAGGAATGGTGTGGACCCTCCGCCACGGGCCAGAGCTGCCTCCGTGATCCCTGGTGGGGTTTCAGGACCCGCCCTAGTCCGGCCCAGCCTCTCAGCTAGGAAGTTCTCCTTGCAGGAGCGGCCAGCAGGAAGCTGCCTGGAGGCCCAGGCTGGGCCTTATGCCACAGGGCCTGCTAGCCACATCTCCCCGCGGGCTTGGCGGAGGCCCACCATCGAGTCCCACCGCGTGGCTATCTCTGACGCAGAG GACTGTGTGCAGCTGAACCAGTACAAGCTGCAGAGTGAGATTGGCAAG GGTGCCTACGGCGTGGTGAGGCTGGCCTACAACGAAAGTGAAGACCGGCACTAT GCAATGAAAGTTCTTTCCAAAAAGAAGTTACTGAAGCAATACGGCTTTCCAC GTCGTCCTCCCCCAAGAGGGCCCCAGGCTACCCAGGGAGGACCAGCCAAGCAGCTGCTGCCCCTGGAGCGGGTGTACCAGGAGATCGCCATCCTGAAGAAGCTGGACCATGTGAATGTGGTCAAGCTGATTGAG GTCCTGGATGACCCAGCTGAGGACAATCTCTATTTGG tgtttGACCTCCTGAGAAAGGG GCCGGTAATGGAGGTGCCCTGTGACAAGCCCTTTCCGGAGGAGCAAGCTCGCCTCTACCTGAGGGACATCATTCTGGGCCTTGAGTACT TGCACTTCCAGAAGATCATCCACAGGGACATCAAGCCGTCCAACCTGCTCCTGGGGGATGACGGGCATGTGAAGATTGCCGACTTCGGCGTCAGCAACCAGTTTGAGGGGAATGATGCTCGGCTGTCCAGCACAGCAGGGACCCCAGCGTTCATGGCCCCGGAGGCCATTTCTGATTCCGGCCAGAGTTTCAGCGGGAAG GCATTGGATGTGTGGGCCACTGGGGTCACGTTGTACTGCTTTGTCTATGGACAG TGCCCGTTCATAGACGATTACATCCTGGCCCTGCACAGGAAGATCAAGAACGAGGATGTGGTGTTTCCCAAGGA GGTAGGGGGGCTTGAAGATGCCagtgtgtcccccacccccattttgcagatggaaaaGGGGAGGCTGCAGAGGAGAGTCATCAGCGGGTCTGGGGTTTGA
- the CAMKK1 gene encoding calcium/calmodulin-dependent protein kinase kinase 1 isoform X4: MWPTWRRLMVAQSLPGMERPAGSCLEAQAGPYATGPASHISPRAWRRPTIESHRVAISDAEDCVQLNQYKLQSEIGKGAYGVVRLAYNESEDRHYAMKVLSKKKLLKQYGFPRRPPPRGPQATQGGPAKQLLPLERVYQEIAILKKLDHVNVVKLIEVLDDPAEDNLYLVFDLLRKGPVMEVPCDKPFPEEQARLYLRDIILGLEYLHFQKIIHRDIKPSNLLLGDDGHVKIADFGVSNQFEGNDARLSSTAGTPAFMAPEAISDSGQSFSGKALDVWATGVTLYCFVYGQCPFIDDYILALHRKIKNEDVVFPKEPKVSEELKDLILKMLDKNPEMRIGVPDIKLHPWVTKNGEEPLPSEEEHCSVVEVTEEEVKNSVKLIPSWTTVILVKSMLRKRSFGNPFEPQVRREERSLSTPGNFLPTCLWRRGADSSAESSWPGRALAALLEAHAASHRC, encoded by the exons ATGTGGCCCACTTGGAGGAGGCTGATGGTGGCCCAGAGCCTTCCAGGAATG GAGCGGCCAGCAGGAAGCTGCCTGGAGGCCCAGGCTGGGCCTTATGCCACAGGGCCTGCTAGCCACATCTCCCCGCGGGCTTGGCGGAGGCCCACCATCGAGTCCCACCGCGTGGCTATCTCTGACGCAGAG GACTGTGTGCAGCTGAACCAGTACAAGCTGCAGAGTGAGATTGGCAAG GGTGCCTACGGCGTGGTGAGGCTGGCCTACAACGAAAGTGAAGACCGGCACTAT GCAATGAAAGTTCTTTCCAAAAAGAAGTTACTGAAGCAATACGGCTTTCCAC GTCGTCCTCCCCCAAGAGGGCCCCAGGCTACCCAGGGAGGACCAGCCAAGCAGCTGCTGCCCCTGGAGCGGGTGTACCAGGAGATCGCCATCCTGAAGAAGCTGGACCATGTGAATGTGGTCAAGCTGATTGAG GTCCTGGATGACCCAGCTGAGGACAATCTCTATTTGG tgtttGACCTCCTGAGAAAGGG GCCGGTAATGGAGGTGCCCTGTGACAAGCCCTTTCCGGAGGAGCAAGCTCGCCTCTACCTGAGGGACATCATTCTGGGCCTTGAGTACT TGCACTTCCAGAAGATCATCCACAGGGACATCAAGCCGTCCAACCTGCTCCTGGGGGATGACGGGCATGTGAAGATTGCCGACTTCGGCGTCAGCAACCAGTTTGAGGGGAATGATGCTCGGCTGTCCAGCACAGCAGGGACCCCAGCGTTCATGGCCCCGGAGGCCATTTCTGATTCCGGCCAGAGTTTCAGCGGGAAG GCATTGGATGTGTGGGCCACTGGGGTCACGTTGTACTGCTTTGTCTATGGACAG TGCCCGTTCATAGACGATTACATCCTGGCCCTGCACAGGAAGATCAAGAACGAGGATGTGGTGTTTCCCAAGGA GCCGAAGGTCAGCGAGGAGCTCAAGGATCTCATCCTGAAGATGCTTGACAAGAATCCTGAAATGAGAATTGGGGTGCCGGATATCAAG TTGCATCCTTGGGTGACCAAGAATGGGGAGGAGCCCCTTCCCTCGGAGGAGGAGCACTGTAGTGTGGTGGAGGTGACTGAGGAGGAGGTGAAGAACTCAGTGAAGCTCATCCCCAGCTGGACCACGGTG ATCCTGGTTAAGTCCATGCTGAGAAAGCGTTCCTTTGGGAACCCGTTTGAGCCCCAGGTGCGGAGGGAGGAGCGGTCCCTGTCTACTCCGGGAAACTTCCTTCC AACTTGTCTGTGGAGGCGGGGAGCTGACTCTTCTGCTGAGTCTTCCTGGCCTGGCAGAGCATTAGCTGCTCTCCTGGAGGCCCATGCCGCCTCCCACCGTTGCTGA
- the CAMKK1 gene encoding calcium/calmodulin-dependent protein kinase kinase 1 isoform X3, whose product MERGPAVCCQDPRTELVERVAAIDVAHLEEADGGPEPSRNGVDPPPRARAASVIPGGVSGPALVRPSLSARKFSLQERPAGSCLEAQAGPYATGPASHISPRAWRRPTIESHRVAISDAEDCVQLNQYKLQSEIGKGAYGVVRLAYNESEDRHYAMKVLSKKKLLKQYGFPRRPPPRGPQATQGGPAKQLLPLERVYQEIAILKKLDHVNVVKLIEVLDDPAEDNLYLVFDLLRKGPVMEVPCDKPFPEEQARLYLRDIILGLEYLHFQKIIHRDIKPSNLLLGDDGHVKIADFGVSNQFEGNDARLSSTAGTPAFMAPEAISDSGQSFSGKALDVWATGVTLYCFVYGQCPFIDDYILALHRKIKNEDVVFPKEPKVSEELKDLILKMLDKNPEMRIGVPDIKLHPWVTKNGEEPLPSEEEHCSVVEVTEEEVKNSVKLIPSWTTVILVKSMLRKRSFGNPFEPQVRREERSLSTPGNFLPTHPVGKGGTCGALETPSS is encoded by the exons ATGGAGCGGGGCCCAGCGGTTTGCTGCCAGGACCCTCGCACAGAGTTGGTGGAGCGAGTGGCAGCCATTGATGTGGCCCACTTGGAGGAGGCTGATGGTGGCCCAGAGCCTTCCAGGAATGGTGTGGACCCTCCGCCACGGGCCAGAGCTGCCTCCGTGATCCCTGGTGGGGTTTCAGGACCCGCCCTAGTCCGGCCCAGCCTCTCAGCTAGGAAGTTCTCCTTGCAGGAGCGGCCAGCAGGAAGCTGCCTGGAGGCCCAGGCTGGGCCTTATGCCACAGGGCCTGCTAGCCACATCTCCCCGCGGGCTTGGCGGAGGCCCACCATCGAGTCCCACCGCGTGGCTATCTCTGACGCAGAG GACTGTGTGCAGCTGAACCAGTACAAGCTGCAGAGTGAGATTGGCAAG GGTGCCTACGGCGTGGTGAGGCTGGCCTACAACGAAAGTGAAGACCGGCACTAT GCAATGAAAGTTCTTTCCAAAAAGAAGTTACTGAAGCAATACGGCTTTCCAC GTCGTCCTCCCCCAAGAGGGCCCCAGGCTACCCAGGGAGGACCAGCCAAGCAGCTGCTGCCCCTGGAGCGGGTGTACCAGGAGATCGCCATCCTGAAGAAGCTGGACCATGTGAATGTGGTCAAGCTGATTGAG GTCCTGGATGACCCAGCTGAGGACAATCTCTATTTGG tgtttGACCTCCTGAGAAAGGG GCCGGTAATGGAGGTGCCCTGTGACAAGCCCTTTCCGGAGGAGCAAGCTCGCCTCTACCTGAGGGACATCATTCTGGGCCTTGAGTACT TGCACTTCCAGAAGATCATCCACAGGGACATCAAGCCGTCCAACCTGCTCCTGGGGGATGACGGGCATGTGAAGATTGCCGACTTCGGCGTCAGCAACCAGTTTGAGGGGAATGATGCTCGGCTGTCCAGCACAGCAGGGACCCCAGCGTTCATGGCCCCGGAGGCCATTTCTGATTCCGGCCAGAGTTTCAGCGGGAAG GCATTGGATGTGTGGGCCACTGGGGTCACGTTGTACTGCTTTGTCTATGGACAG TGCCCGTTCATAGACGATTACATCCTGGCCCTGCACAGGAAGATCAAGAACGAGGATGTGGTGTTTCCCAAGGA GCCGAAGGTCAGCGAGGAGCTCAAGGATCTCATCCTGAAGATGCTTGACAAGAATCCTGAAATGAGAATTGGGGTGCCGGATATCAAG TTGCATCCTTGGGTGACCAAGAATGGGGAGGAGCCCCTTCCCTCGGAGGAGGAGCACTGTAGTGTGGTGGAGGTGACTGAGGAGGAGGTGAAGAACTCAGTGAAGCTCATCCCCAGCTGGACCACGGTG ATCCTGGTTAAGTCCATGCTGAGAAAGCGTTCCTTTGGGAACCCGTTTGAGCCCCAGGTGCGGAGGGAGGAGCGGTCCCTGTCTACTCCGGGAAACTTCCTTCC GACCCATCCTGTGGGGAAGGGAGGTACCTGTGGTGCCTTAGAAACCCCATCGAGCTAG
- the CAMKK1 gene encoding calcium/calmodulin-dependent protein kinase kinase 1 isoform X1 has protein sequence MERGPAVCCQDPRTELVERVAAIDVAHLEEADGGPEPSRNGVDPPPRARAASVIPGGVSGPALVRPSLSARKFSLQERPAGSCLEAQAGPYATGPASHISPRAWRRPTIESHRVAISDAEDCVQLNQYKLQSEIGKGAYGVVRLAYNESEDRHYAMKVLSKKKLLKQYGFPRRPPPRGPQATQGGPAKQLLPLERVYQEIAILKKLDHVNVVKLIEVLDDPAEDNLYLVFDLLRKGPVMEVPCDKPFPEEQARLYLRDIILGLEYLHFQKIIHRDIKPSNLLLGDDGHVKIADFGVSNQFEGNDARLSSTAGTPAFMAPEAISDSGQSFSGKALDVWATGVTLYCFVYGQCPFIDDYILALHRKIKNEDVVFPKEPKVSEELKDLILKMLDKNPEMRIGVPDIKLHPWVTKNGEEPLPSEEEHCSVVEVTEEEVKNSVKLIPSWTTVILVKSMLRKRSFGNPFEPQVRREERSLSTPGNFLPTCLWRRGADSSAESSWPGRALAALLEAHAASHRC, from the exons ATGGAGCGGGGCCCAGCGGTTTGCTGCCAGGACCCTCGCACAGAGTTGGTGGAGCGAGTGGCAGCCATTGATGTGGCCCACTTGGAGGAGGCTGATGGTGGCCCAGAGCCTTCCAGGAATGGTGTGGACCCTCCGCCACGGGCCAGAGCTGCCTCCGTGATCCCTGGTGGGGTTTCAGGACCCGCCCTAGTCCGGCCCAGCCTCTCAGCTAGGAAGTTCTCCTTGCAGGAGCGGCCAGCAGGAAGCTGCCTGGAGGCCCAGGCTGGGCCTTATGCCACAGGGCCTGCTAGCCACATCTCCCCGCGGGCTTGGCGGAGGCCCACCATCGAGTCCCACCGCGTGGCTATCTCTGACGCAGAG GACTGTGTGCAGCTGAACCAGTACAAGCTGCAGAGTGAGATTGGCAAG GGTGCCTACGGCGTGGTGAGGCTGGCCTACAACGAAAGTGAAGACCGGCACTAT GCAATGAAAGTTCTTTCCAAAAAGAAGTTACTGAAGCAATACGGCTTTCCAC GTCGTCCTCCCCCAAGAGGGCCCCAGGCTACCCAGGGAGGACCAGCCAAGCAGCTGCTGCCCCTGGAGCGGGTGTACCAGGAGATCGCCATCCTGAAGAAGCTGGACCATGTGAATGTGGTCAAGCTGATTGAG GTCCTGGATGACCCAGCTGAGGACAATCTCTATTTGG tgtttGACCTCCTGAGAAAGGG GCCGGTAATGGAGGTGCCCTGTGACAAGCCCTTTCCGGAGGAGCAAGCTCGCCTCTACCTGAGGGACATCATTCTGGGCCTTGAGTACT TGCACTTCCAGAAGATCATCCACAGGGACATCAAGCCGTCCAACCTGCTCCTGGGGGATGACGGGCATGTGAAGATTGCCGACTTCGGCGTCAGCAACCAGTTTGAGGGGAATGATGCTCGGCTGTCCAGCACAGCAGGGACCCCAGCGTTCATGGCCCCGGAGGCCATTTCTGATTCCGGCCAGAGTTTCAGCGGGAAG GCATTGGATGTGTGGGCCACTGGGGTCACGTTGTACTGCTTTGTCTATGGACAG TGCCCGTTCATAGACGATTACATCCTGGCCCTGCACAGGAAGATCAAGAACGAGGATGTGGTGTTTCCCAAGGA GCCGAAGGTCAGCGAGGAGCTCAAGGATCTCATCCTGAAGATGCTTGACAAGAATCCTGAAATGAGAATTGGGGTGCCGGATATCAAG TTGCATCCTTGGGTGACCAAGAATGGGGAGGAGCCCCTTCCCTCGGAGGAGGAGCACTGTAGTGTGGTGGAGGTGACTGAGGAGGAGGTGAAGAACTCAGTGAAGCTCATCCCCAGCTGGACCACGGTG ATCCTGGTTAAGTCCATGCTGAGAAAGCGTTCCTTTGGGAACCCGTTTGAGCCCCAGGTGCGGAGGGAGGAGCGGTCCCTGTCTACTCCGGGAAACTTCCTTCC AACTTGTCTGTGGAGGCGGGGAGCTGACTCTTCTGCTGAGTCTTCCTGGCCTGGCAGAGCATTAGCTGCTCTCCTGGAGGCCCATGCCGCCTCCCACCGTTGCTGA